The proteins below come from a single Argentina anserina chromosome 1, drPotAnse1.1, whole genome shotgun sequence genomic window:
- the LOC126802196 gene encoding TMV resistance protein N-like, producing MENLIGVDSRVEEVNKLLLGVAVDDVGFIGIWGMGGIGKTTIAKLLFDRISNQFNFSSFVSDVRSNAETSGLVQLQKILISRMKGREIDVCDVVEGATKIMRFVRDKKVLLVLDDVNHSDHLHYLARREDWFGYGSKFIIQLEMLTC from the coding sequence ATGGAGAACCTGATTGGGGTTGATTCAAGAGTTGAAGAAGTAAATAAGTTGCTATTGGGTGTGGCGGTGGATGATGTTGGCTTTATAGGGATATGGGGAATGGGCGGAATTGGCAAGACAACTATTGCCAAACTGTTGTTTGATCGGATCTCTAATCAATTTAACTTTAGCAGCTTTGTGTCTGATGTTAGAAGCAATGCAGAAACGAGTGGTCTGGTTCAGTTACAGAAGATACTTATTTCTAGGATGAAGGGGAGAGAGATTGACGTGTGCGATGTTGTTGAAGGAGCCACGAAGATAATGAGATTTGTACGTGACAAAAAGGTTCTTCTCGTTCTTGATGACGTTAACCATTCAGATCACTTACACTACTTGGCTAGAAGGGAAGACTGGTTTGGTTATGGGAGCAAATTTATCATACAACTAGAGATGCTCACCTGTTAA
- the LOC126802205 gene encoding TMV resistance protein N-like, with amino-acid sequence MNSEIASSSIPSSSLKWTYDVFLSFTGKDTRRGFTNNLYNELVAQGIKTFMDDRELQKGKSISPELITAIEESNVALIVLSQNYASSTWCLDELLKILECMEARNTILPIFYDVDPCDVRRQTGTFAEAFTKHEKRFKNDTEKVEMWRAALTKVSNCFVQNSKDCSYKVQRWRAALTKVSNFSGWSSKDFRYDSELIKKIVDAVKMQSHPTLFCSMEDLIGIDSRVEDVHLLLGEGIFIGIWGMGGIGKTTIAKKLFDRISREFDCSSFISDVRSNGLVQSQKELISEMLGREIDVSDVDEGATMIMRFVRDKKVLLVLDDVNHSDQIYYLAGKENWFGVGSVIIITTRDAHLLVNHGVMRRYEVQRLKTDEALQLFCQNAFKKGYPVQSYRDLCNHVVNYVKGLPLALKVLGRFLYGRDRSAWESTLAKLSEVCNAEIFETLKISYDGLDDDEKKMFLDIACFYIRVKMHDLLQEMGHEIVRRESRDEPGKRSRLFLKEDVIQVLRKNKGTTTVEGILLNNNYGDDACTDLHLPGKSFSVMKNLRILLLCGAPVHLSDGLEYLSSELRLLVWSRCPLSSLASVIKLENLQELQMRHSQIEFMWEGKQPLYSLKRIDLGHSLNLLKTPDFSGSPDLEYLNLEGCIQLYEVDSSVGSLERLIKIRLKGCKNLRLLPSSVSGLKKLKILDIVDCSKLEKLPEDLGHLESLEALYVSGTALRELPSCMGLQYLKQLLFYSCRGPPVSKLLPSFAGLRSVTKLDLSFCNLLEGAIPNDLGCLSSLTELLLQGNQFVSLPDSLSQLYRLQLLHLSHCKNLQRLPHLPFGVQVNARNCVSLETLPVHLSRAFLLNCMKLVKQESMAFTSMKRHLQEVSQYHDEEARDTSFRFVIPGNKMPEWFNYQTVAPSVSIDLSPGWFKTELIGFAFCAVFAVHANRQLPPMFSDNHHHYIIVTMKVDGQESRFIDYKFDHIRALSDHLWFRYSKYLSSYFRHVEATDQLKKIEFSFLVKGQGLIVKKFGVRLVYEQDVAEFNQSNADIFDVAEVNESDTDIFYDALEFFPCDSGEAAVVSHAISKRGPSGGAFCFYEEPQLDRLDTLRTGRVQTPLPSTYLRDLIKLYPNRGLLPLSHGKRMI; translated from the exons ATGAATTCAGAGATAGCTTCTTCGTCTATTCCTTCATCCTCACTGAAATGGACATATGATGTCTTTCTAAGCTTCACTGGTAAAGACACCCGGAGGGGTTTTACGAACAACTTATACAATGAGTTGGTAGCTCAGGGTATTAAAACTTTTATGGATGACCGTGAACTACAAAAAGGGAAATCCATTTCTCCAGAACTTATTACTGCAATTGAGGAATCAAATGTTGCACTCATTGTCCTCTCACAAAATTATGCATCTTCAACATGGTGCTtagatgaacttttgaagattCTTGAGTGCATGGAAGCTAGGAACACAATTTTGCCAATATTTTATGATGTCGATCCCTGTGACGTGAGAAGACAAACCGGAACTTTTGCAGAAGCCTTCACCAAACACGAAAAAAGATTTAAGAACGACACAGAGAAGGTGGAAATGTGGAGAGCTGCTTTAACAAAAGTCTCAAACTGTTTTGTGCAGAATTCAAAGGACTGCAGTTATAAGGTGCAAAGGTGGAGAGCTGCTTTAACAAAAGTCTCAAACTTTTCTGGGTGGAGTTCAAAGGACTTCAG GTATGACTCCGAGCTCATCAAGAAGATTGTTGATGCAGTAAAGATGCAATCACACCCAACATTGTTTTGTTCAATGGAGGACCTAATTGGGATTGATTCGAGAGTTGAAGATGTTCATTTACTTTTAGGTGAAGGGATCTTTATAGGGATATGGGGAATGGGTGGAATTGGCAAGACAACTATTGCCAAAAAACTTTTTGATCGAATCTCTCGTGAATTTGATTGCAGCAGCTTTATTTCAGATGTTAGAAGCAATGGTCTGGTTCAGTCACAAAAGGAACTTATATCTGAGATGCTGGGGAGAGAGATTGATGTATCAGATGTGGATGAAGGAGCCACAATGATAATGAGATTTGTACGTGACAAAAAGGTTCTTCTCGTTCTTGATGATGTTAACCATTCAGACCAAATATACTATTTGGCTGGAAAGGAAAACTGGTTTGGTGTTGGGAGTGTAATTATCATTACAACTAGAGATGCTCACCTGTTGGTTAATCATGGAGTGATGAGAAGATACGAGGTCCAGAGATTAAAAACTGATGAAGCACTTCAGCTTTTTTGCCAGAATGCCTTTAAAAAGGGTTACCCTGTACAGAGCTACCGGGATTTATGTAACCATGTTGTGAATTATGTCAAAGGTCTTCCTCTGGCTCTTAAAGTCTTGGGTAGATTTTTATATGGAAGAGATCGAAGTGCGTGGGAAAGTACTTTGGCTAAATTGAGTGAAGTTTGTAATGCAGAAATTTTTGAGACACTTAAAATAAGTTATGATGGTCTAGATGATGATGAGAAGAAAATGTTCCTAGACATTGCATGTTTTTACATTCG AGTAAAAATGCATGATTTGCTCCAAGAAATGGGCCACGAAATTGTTCGACGAGAATCTCGTGATGAGCCAGGCAAGCGTAGTAGGTTGTTCCTCAAAGAAGACGTAATTCAAGTGCTCAGAAAAAATAAG GGAACAACAACAGTGGAAGGCATACTCTTAAACAATAATTATGGGGATGATGCATGCACAGATTTGCACTTGCCTGGAAAATCCTTTTCAGTGATGAAGAATTTGAGAATACTGTTATTGTGTGGTGCTCCTGTGCACCTTTCTGACGgccttgagtatctttccagtGAGTTACGACTTCTGGTGTGGTCGAGATGTCCTCTATCATCTTTGGCATCAGTTATCAAGCTAGAGAACTTACAAGAACTTCAAATGAGGCATAGCCAAATTGAATTTATGTGGGAGGGTAAACAG CCTTTATACAGTTTGAAACGCATCGACCTCGGCCACTCTTTGAATCTTCTCAAGACCCCTGACTTCAGTGGTAGTCCAGATCTTGAATACTTGAATCTTGAAGGTTGTATACAGCTGTACGAGGTTGATTCATCCGTTGGATCGCTTGAAAGACTTATTAAAATACGTTTGAAGGGTTGCAAAAACCTTAGGCTTCTTCCAAGTAGTGTATCTGGcttaaaaaaactgaaaattctTGATATAGTTGATTGCTCGAAGCTTGAGAAATTACCAGAAGACTTGGGCCATTTAGAGAGTCTGGAAGCACTCTATGTGAGTGGAACCGCCTTGAGAGAACTGCCTTCATGCATGGGTCTTCAATATCTGAAACAATTATTGTTTTATAGTTGTAGAGGACCACCGGTTTCTAAGTTGCTGCCTTCCTTTGCTGGTTTACGTTCGGTAACAAAATTAGATCTCTCATTCTGCAATCTTTTGGAAGGAGCCATCCCTAATGATCTGGGCTGTCTCTCCTCTTTAACAGAGTTACTTCTACAAGGTAACCAATTTGTTAGCCTTCCTGATAGCCTCAGTCAACTTTACAGGCTTCAACTTCTGCATTTGTCCCATTGCAAGAACCTTCAAAGATTACCACATCTTCCGTTTGGTGTTCAAGTGAATGCGAGAAATTGTGTTTCATTGGAGACTCTGCCAGTACATCTGTCACGGGCGTTTTTGCTAAATTGTATGAAACTAGTGAAGCAAGAGAGTATGGCATTCACATCAATGAAGCGACACCTtcag GAAGTATCTCAATACCATGATGAAGAAGCAAGGGACACATCATTTAGGTTCGTTATTCCTGGAAATAAAATGCCGGAGTGGTTCAATTACCAAACTGTGGCCCCTTCGGTAAGTATCGATCTGAGTCCAGGTTGGTTTAAAACAGAGTTGATTGGATTTGCGTTCTGTGCTGTTTTTGCAGTACATGCAAACCGCCAGTTGCCACCAATGTTTTCAGATAACCATCATCATTACATTATTGTCACTATGAAAGTAGATGGACAAGAGTCTAGGTTTATAGACTATAAGTTTGATCATATACGAGCTCTGTCAGATCACCTTTGGTTTCGCTACAGCAAATATCTCTCTTCATACTTTCGTCATGTAGAGGCAACCGATCagttgaaaaaaattgaattttcgtttctcgtcaaGGGCCAAGGTTTGATTGTAAAGAAATTTGGGGTTCGTTTAGTATATGAACAAGATGTCGCAGAGTTCAACCAAAGCAACGCTGACATTTTTGATGTGGCAGAGGTTAACGAAAGCGACACTGACATTTTTTATGACGCTTTGGAATTTTTTCCTTGTGATTCTGGTGAAGCAGCAGTTGTATCACATGCCATTTCCAAGAGAGGACCTAGTGGAGGTGCGTTTTGTTTTTATGAGGAACCTCAGCTAGATCGTCTGGATACATTAAGGACTGGGCGGGTCCAGACTCCTCTCCCCTCTACATACCTAAGAGATCTAATTAAGCTTTATCCCAACCGAGGCCTTCTTCCACTTTCTCATGGGAAGAGAATGATCTAG